A single genomic interval of Ramlibacter sp. harbors:
- a CDS encoding helix-turn-helix domain-containing protein, which translates to MAAISSSAPAPALRRWSTDAVAPAQRLDYWVGAICEAFLEMDCSSREAGSFDGSLTSLALDTISFNRVVASTQDVYRTPGAIARGRQHPFYLITQLETAWHVRQGGHLAQLRPGDAVLVDAAQAYELHFPHSVACLSVQMPRAWVGRWLARLDHRAPRVVARDQGWGRALSALCLQLGDDPGLAVQYPQAVLADQIGAMLSSALEPGAPERQTASDGLTARALKLLREQLAQPGLTADRVAQELGVSARTLHRAFASQDTTFAGHLRALRVAEAAQLLAQPRLARLTVAEVGRRSGFADASHFVREFQRAHGVTPARWRRLRLGG; encoded by the coding sequence CTGGCCGCCATTTCTTCTTCTGCGCCCGCGCCGGCCTTGCGCCGCTGGTCCACCGACGCCGTGGCGCCAGCGCAGCGGCTGGACTACTGGGTGGGCGCGATCTGCGAGGCCTTCCTGGAAATGGACTGCAGCTCGCGCGAGGCAGGCTCATTTGACGGATCGTTGACCAGCCTGGCGCTGGACACCATCAGCTTCAACCGCGTGGTGGCCTCGACCCAGGATGTGTACCGTACGCCAGGCGCCATCGCGCGGGGCCGCCAGCATCCGTTCTACCTCATCACGCAACTGGAAACGGCCTGGCATGTGCGCCAGGGTGGGCACCTTGCCCAGCTGCGGCCCGGCGACGCGGTGCTGGTCGATGCGGCCCAGGCCTACGAGCTGCATTTCCCGCACTCGGTGGCTTGCCTGTCGGTCCAGATGCCACGCGCCTGGGTCGGCCGCTGGCTGGCCCGGCTCGATCACCGGGCGCCGCGCGTGGTGGCGCGTGACCAGGGCTGGGGCCGGGCGCTGTCGGCGCTGTGCCTGCAGCTGGGCGACGACCCGGGCCTGGCCGTTCAGTACCCCCAGGCCGTGCTGGCCGACCAGATCGGCGCCATGCTGTCCTCGGCGCTGGAGCCGGGGGCGCCTGAGCGCCAGACGGCCAGCGACGGGCTGACTGCCAGAGCCCTGAAGCTGCTGCGCGAGCAATTGGCCCAGCCCGGCCTCACCGCCGACCGCGTGGCGCAAGAGCTGGGCGTCTCGGCGCGAACGCTGCACCGCGCCTTCGCAAGCCAGGACACGACCTTCGCAGGCCACCTGAGGGCGTTGCGCGTGGCCGAGGCCGCCCAGTTGCTGGCGCAGCCGCGCCTGGCCCGGCTCACGGTGGCCGAAGTGGGGCGGCGCAGTGGTTTTGCCGACGCCTCGCACTTTGTGCGGGAGTTCCAGCGCGCCCACGGGGTCACCCCGGCGCGCTGGCGGCGCCTTCGCCTCGGCGGCTGA
- a CDS encoding RNA methyltransferase, whose amino-acid sequence MSDGAVTRITSRANALLKDLRKLTQDPGAYRKQGRVWLEGDHLCRAAVARGWPPAQAVFSESFWPQAPAELARAATKNIVIADALWSGISALDSPARMGFVVTLPEPPEIQPQAPTVVLDRLQDAGNVGSILRSAAAFGFRQVISLKGSAALWAPKVLRAGMGAHFALRLVEGADLSALDALAVPVLVTSSHQGELLQRQTLPWPCAWALGHEGQGVSRELAARASLSVRIGQPGGEESLNVAAAAAICLHASALSGRP is encoded by the coding sequence ATGAGCGACGGGGCGGTGACCCGGATCACTTCGCGCGCCAACGCGCTGCTCAAGGACCTTCGCAAACTCACCCAGGATCCTGGCGCCTACCGCAAGCAGGGCCGTGTCTGGCTTGAAGGCGATCACCTGTGCCGCGCCGCCGTGGCCCGTGGCTGGCCACCGGCGCAGGCCGTGTTTTCGGAGTCGTTCTGGCCGCAGGCCCCCGCGGAGCTTGCACGGGCTGCTACAAAAAACATAGTGATCGCCGATGCCTTGTGGAGCGGCATCAGCGCCCTTGATTCGCCAGCGCGCATGGGCTTTGTGGTGACGCTGCCCGAGCCCCCGGAGATTCAGCCGCAGGCGCCCACGGTGGTGCTCGACCGCCTGCAGGACGCGGGCAATGTGGGCTCCATCCTGCGCAGCGCGGCGGCCTTCGGTTTCCGCCAGGTGATCTCGCTCAAGGGCTCGGCGGCCCTGTGGGCGCCCAAGGTGCTGCGCGCCGGCATGGGCGCGCATTTTGCGCTGCGGCTGGTGGAGGGCGCGGACCTGAGTGCCTTGGACGCGCTGGCGGTTCCGGTGCTGGTGACCAGTTCGCACCAGGGCGAGCTGCTGCAGCGCCAGACGCTGCCCTGGCCCTGTGCCTGGGCGCTGGGGCACGAGGGGCAGGGCGTCAGCCGCGAACTGGCCGCCCGGGCCAGCCTGTCGGTGCGCATTGGCCAGCCCGGCGGCGAGGAGTCGCTCAACGTGGCGGCGGCGGCGGCCATCTGCCTGCATGCCAGCGCGCTCTCCGGGCGCCCTTGA
- the lpxB gene encoding lipid-A-disaccharide synthase — protein sequence MVAGEASGDLLAGLLLDGMRARWPELGAAGIGGPQMARRGFDAWWPHDKLAVRGYVEVLRHYREIVGIRDQLRERLVRERPDAFIGVDAPDFNLDLEVALKTRGVRTVHFVCPSVWAWRADRLDKIRRAADHVLCIFPFEPALLARHGIAATYVGHPLANVVPLVPDRDAARRALGLASSDSVVAVLPGSRRSEVQYLASRFFEAAARVRAAQPAIKFVVPAMPALQAAIEDAARQAGLQQGLQIVAGQSHTVLAACDVALIASGTATLEAALFKRPMVIGYNMNWLSWQIMRRKQLQPWVGLPNILCEDFVVPELLQDAATPAALAAAVLDWLAAPAKIAALEQRFTALHHELRRDTATLATDAIQQVLES from the coding sequence ATGGTCGCTGGCGAAGCTTCCGGCGATCTGCTGGCGGGGCTGCTGCTCGATGGCATGCGGGCGCGCTGGCCAGAACTCGGCGCCGCCGGCATTGGCGGGCCCCAGATGGCGCGCCGCGGCTTCGATGCCTGGTGGCCGCACGACAAGCTCGCCGTACGGGGCTATGTGGAGGTGCTGCGGCACTACCGCGAGATCGTGGGCATCCGGGACCAGCTGCGCGAGCGCCTGGTGCGCGAGCGTCCGGACGCATTCATCGGCGTTGACGCGCCCGATTTCAATCTTGATCTTGAAGTGGCGCTCAAGACCCGGGGCGTGCGGACCGTGCATTTTGTATGCCCCTCGGTCTGGGCCTGGCGCGCCGATCGCCTGGACAAAATCAGGCGCGCTGCCGATCACGTGCTGTGCATCTTTCCCTTTGAGCCGGCCCTGCTGGCCCGGCATGGCATTGCCGCCACCTATGTCGGTCACCCGCTGGCCAATGTGGTTCCGCTGGTGCCCGACCGGGATGCTGCGCGCCGCGCGCTGGGACTGGCAAGCAGCGACAGCGTGGTGGCGGTGCTGCCCGGTAGCCGGCGGTCCGAGGTCCAATACCTCGCTTCCAGGTTCTTTGAGGCTGCAGCCCGTGTCCGTGCTGCACAGCCTGCTATCAAGTTTGTAGTGCCCGCCATGCCTGCGCTGCAGGCAGCGATCGAAGACGCGGCGCGCCAGGCGGGCCTGCAGCAGGGCTTGCAGATCGTGGCGGGCCAGTCGCACACGGTGCTCGCCGCCTGTGACGTGGCCCTGATCGCCAGTGGCACAGCCACGCTGGAGGCCGCGCTGTTCAAGCGGCCCATGGTCATTGGCTACAACATGAACTGGCTGTCCTGGCAGATCATGCGGCGCAAGCAATTGCAGCCCTGGGTGGGCCTGCCCAACATCCTGTGCGAGGACTTTGTGGTGCCCGAACTGCTGCAGGACGCCGCCACGCCCGCGGCGCTGGCCGCCGCCGTGCTGGACTGGCTGGCCGCACCTGCGAAAATCGCGGCACTTGAACAACGATTCACCGCGCTGCATCACGAACTGCGGCGTGACACCGCCACACTGGCCACCGATGCGATCCAACAAGTTCTTGAAAGCTGA
- the carA gene encoding glutamine-hydrolyzing carbamoyl-phosphate synthase small subunit yields the protein MLLSLKGTAPHAILALADGTVFLGNSIGATGSTTGEVVFNTAITGYQEILTDPSYCQQIVTLTYPHIGNYGVNTEDIEADKVHAAGLIIKDLPLLASNFRASMTLSQYLVKEGTVAIANIDTRKLTRLLRTHGAQNGCIVGLAAGEAVTQAHMDQALAAAKAAPNMAGLDLAKVVSVVKPYEWTQTEWQLGSGYGEQGAPRFHVVAYDFGVKKNILRMLAERGCKVTVVPAQTPAKDVLALKPDGIFLSNGPGDPEPCDYAIAATRELIETGTPTFGICLGHQIMALASGAKTFKMKFGHHGANHPVKDLDNGRVSITSQNHGFAVDEKTLPANLRPTHISLFDNTLQGLARTDKPAFCFQGHPEASPGPHDISYLFDRFIQLMEAK from the coding sequence GTGCTTTTGTCCCTCAAGGGAACCGCCCCCCACGCCATCCTGGCGCTCGCAGACGGCACGGTCTTTCTCGGCAATTCGATTGGAGCCACCGGCTCCACCACCGGCGAGGTGGTGTTCAACACCGCCATCACCGGTTACCAGGAAATCCTCACCGACCCGAGCTACTGCCAGCAGATCGTGACGCTCACGTATCCGCATATCGGCAACTACGGCGTCAACACGGAAGACATCGAAGCCGACAAGGTCCATGCCGCGGGCCTGATCATCAAGGACCTGCCGCTGCTGGCCAGCAACTTCCGCGCTTCCATGACCCTGTCGCAGTACCTGGTCAAGGAGGGCACGGTCGCCATCGCCAACATCGACACCCGCAAGCTGACCCGCTTGCTGCGCACCCATGGCGCACAGAACGGCTGCATCGTGGGCCTGGCCGCCGGCGAGGCGGTGACCCAGGCGCACATGGACCAGGCCCTGGCCGCCGCCAAGGCCGCCCCCAACATGGCGGGCCTGGATCTGGCCAAGGTGGTCAGCGTGGTCAAGCCCTATGAATGGACCCAGACCGAGTGGCAGCTGGGCAGCGGTTACGGCGAGCAGGGCGCGCCCCGGTTTCATGTGGTCGCCTACGACTTTGGCGTCAAGAAGAACATCCTGCGCATGCTGGCCGAGCGCGGCTGCAAGGTCACCGTGGTGCCCGCCCAGACGCCCGCGAAGGACGTGCTGGCGCTCAAGCCCGACGGCATCTTCCTGTCCAACGGTCCGGGCGACCCCGAGCCTTGTGACTATGCGATTGCCGCCACGCGCGAGCTGATTGAGACCGGCACGCCCACCTTCGGCATCTGCCTGGGCCACCAGATCATGGCGTTGGCCAGTGGCGCCAAAACCTTCAAGATGAAATTCGGCCACCATGGCGCCAACCACCCGGTCAAGGACCTGGACAACGGCCGTGTGAGCATCACCAGCCAGAACCACGGTTTCGCGGTGGACGAAAAGACCTTGCCAGCCAACCTGCGGCCGACCCACATCAGCCTGTTCGACAACACGCTGCAAGGCCTGGCCCGCACCGACAAGCCGGCCTTCTGCTTCCAGGGCCACCCAGAGGCATCGCCCGGACCCCACGACATCAGCTACCTCTTCGATCGCTTCATCCAACTGATGGAGGCGAAATGA
- the fabZ gene encoding 3-hydroxyacyl-ACP dehydratase FabZ has product MMDIHQILKQLPHRYPILLVDRVLELDKGKRIKALKNVTINEPFFMGHFPHRPVMPGVLMLEAMAQAAALLCFDSLGVTPDDKTVYYFAGIDGARFKRPVEPGDQLVMDVSLERAKAGIFKFKGTTRVGDEVACEAELMCTMRTIA; this is encoded by the coding sequence ATGATGGACATCCACCAGATACTCAAGCAGTTGCCGCACCGTTACCCCATCCTGCTGGTGGACCGCGTACTGGAACTCGACAAGGGCAAGCGCATCAAGGCCCTGAAAAACGTCACGATCAACGAGCCCTTTTTCATGGGCCACTTCCCGCACCGTCCGGTGATGCCGGGCGTGCTGATGCTCGAAGCCATGGCGCAGGCCGCGGCGCTGCTGTGCTTTGACTCGCTGGGCGTGACGCCCGACGACAAGACGGTGTATTACTTCGCAGGCATTGATGGCGCGCGCTTCAAGCGCCCGGTGGAGCCCGGCGACCAGCTCGTGATGGATGTCTCGCTCGAGCGCGCCAAGGCGGGCATCTTCAAGTTCAAGGGGACCACGCGCGTGGGTGACGAGGTCGCCTGCGAGGCCGAACTCATGTGCACCATGCGCACCATTGCCTGA
- the greA gene encoding transcription elongation factor GreA yields the protein MATIPITKRGAEKLKAELHELKTVQRPWVINAIAEARAQGDLSENAEYEAAKDRQGFIEGRIQEVEGKLSAAQIIDPAALDAGGKVVFGATVELEEESTGEAVRYQIVGEDEADLKQGLINISSPIARALIGKEEGDTAEVQAPGGIKRYEIVAVHYL from the coding sequence ATGGCCACCATCCCCATCACGAAACGCGGCGCCGAGAAACTCAAGGCCGAACTGCATGAGCTCAAGACCGTCCAGCGCCCCTGGGTGATCAACGCGATCGCCGAGGCGCGGGCCCAGGGCGACCTGAGCGAAAACGCCGAATACGAGGCTGCCAAGGACCGCCAGGGCTTCATCGAAGGCCGCATCCAGGAAGTGGAGGGCAAGCTGTCGGCAGCCCAGATCATCGACCCCGCGGCGCTGGACGCCGGTGGCAAGGTGGTGTTTGGCGCCACCGTGGAACTCGAGGAAGAAAGCACGGGCGAGGCCGTCAGGTACCAGATCGTGGGCGAGGACGAGGCCGACCTCAAACAGGGCCTGATCAACATCTCCAGCCCGATCGCCCGCGCGCTGATCGGCAAGGAAGAGGGCGACACCGCCGAGGTGCAGGCGCCCGGTGGCATCAAGCGCTACGAGATCGTGGCCGTCCACTACCTCTGA
- the lpxA gene encoding acyl-ACP--UDP-N-acetylglucosamine O-acyltransferase codes for MAQIHPTAVVDPAARLDSSVSIGPYAVIGPHVAIGAGTTVGAHCVIEGHTTIGRDNRIFQFSSLGAIPQDKKYAGEPCELVIGDRNTIREFCTFNIGSPGGGGLTRVGNDNWIMAYVHLAHDCLVGDHTTFANNSQLAGHVEVGDWVILGGFTVVHQFVRIGAHGMTAMCALLFADQPPFVMSQGQPAEARSMNFEGLRRRGFSAERIAAVKAMHKALYRDGLTLAQAMARIAQLPQSAPEAEGDVQMMLSFLEKASPQRGIVR; via the coding sequence ATGGCGCAGATTCATCCCACGGCCGTCGTCGACCCAGCGGCTCGCCTCGACAGTTCGGTCAGCATCGGACCCTATGCCGTGATTGGCCCCCATGTGGCCATCGGCGCCGGCACCACGGTGGGGGCTCATTGCGTGATCGAGGGCCACACCACGATTGGCCGCGACAACCGGATCTTCCAGTTCAGTTCGCTGGGCGCGATCCCGCAGGACAAGAAATACGCGGGCGAGCCCTGCGAGCTGGTCATTGGCGACCGCAACACCATCCGGGAGTTCTGCACCTTCAACATCGGCTCGCCCGGTGGTGGAGGTCTCACGCGCGTGGGCAACGACAACTGGATCATGGCCTACGTGCATCTGGCGCATGACTGCCTCGTGGGCGACCACACCACCTTTGCCAACAACTCGCAGCTGGCCGGCCACGTGGAAGTGGGCGACTGGGTGATCCTGGGGGGATTCACCGTGGTGCATCAGTTCGTGCGCATCGGTGCCCATGGCATGACGGCCATGTGCGCGCTGCTGTTTGCCGACCAGCCACCGTTTGTGATGAGCCAGGGCCAGCCCGCGGAGGCGCGTTCCATGAATTTCGAGGGCCTGCGCCGGCGCGGCTTCTCGGCTGAACGCATCGCGGCCGTGAAGGCCATGCACAAGGCGCTGTACCGCGACGGTCTCACGCTGGCGCAGGCGATGGCGCGCATCGCGCAGCTGCCGCAATCGGCCCCGGAGGCCGAGGGCGACGTGCAGATGATGCTGTCGTTTCTTGAAAAAGCCTCGCCGCAACGCGGCATCGTGAGGTAA
- the carB gene encoding carbamoyl-phosphate synthase large subunit, producing MPKRTDIKSILIIGAGPIIIGQACEFDYSGVQACKALREEGYKVILINSNPATIMTDPATADVTYIEPITWQTVEKIIAKERPDAILPTMGGQTALNCALDLWRNGVLNKYKVELIGATPEAIDKAEDRLKFKDAMTRIGLGSARSGIAHSMDEAWAVQKTVGFPTVIRPSFTLGGTGGGIAYNPEEFETICKRGLEASPTNELLIEESLLGWKEYEMEVVRDKADNCIIVCSIENLDPMGVHTGDSITVAPAQTLTDKEYQIMRNASLAVLREIGVDTGGSNVQFSVNPKDGRMIVIEMNPRVSRSSALASKATGFPIAKVAAKLAVGYTLDELRNEITGGATPASFEPSIDYVVTKIPRFAFEKFPQADSRLTTQMKSVGEVMAMGRTFQESFQKALRGLEVGVDGLNEKTQDREVLEKELGEPGPERIWYVGDAFAMGLSVDEVFELTKIDRWFLVQIEEIVKIELELEAKTLDDIDEPTLRVLKKKGFSDRRLARQLKTTEQVIRDKRHALGVRPVYKRVDTCAAEFATNTAYMYSTYEDECEAEPTSNKKIMVLGGGPNRIGQGIEFDYCCVHAALAMREDGYETIMVNCNPETVSTDYDTSDRLYFEPVTLEDVLEIVDKEKPVGVIVQYGGQTPLKLALGLEAAGVPIIGTSPDMIDAAEDRERFQKLLHELKLLQPPNATARTEAEALEKAAALGYPLVVRPSYVLGGRAMEIVHEQRDLERYMREAVKVSHDSPVLLDRFLNDAIECDVDCLRDPTGKTFIGGVMEHIEQAGVHSGDSACSLPPYYLSKATVDELKRQSAAMAEALNVVGLMNVQFAIQEVDGKDVIYVLEVNPRASRTVPFVSKATGIQLAKVAARCMAGQSLAAQGITKEVTPPYFSVKEAVFPFVKFPGVDTILGPEMKSTGEVMGVGKTFGEAFVKSQLGAGTKLPRPLDAEGRSTGKVFLTVKNSDKPRAVELARQLAAMGFELVATKGTAAAISAAGIEVQTVNKVTEGRPHVVDMIKNNEIVLVINTVEERRNAIADSGAIRKSALLARVTTFTTIAGAEAAVEGMQYLDHLDVISVQEMHAQLLA from the coding sequence ATGCCTAAGCGCACAGACATCAAAAGCATCCTCATCATCGGCGCGGGCCCCATCATCATTGGCCAGGCCTGTGAGTTCGACTACTCGGGCGTGCAGGCCTGCAAGGCGCTGCGCGAGGAGGGCTACAAGGTCATCCTGATCAACAGCAACCCGGCCACGATCATGACCGACCCGGCCACGGCCGACGTCACCTACATCGAGCCCATCACCTGGCAGACGGTCGAAAAGATCATCGCCAAGGAGCGGCCCGATGCCATCCTGCCCACCATGGGCGGACAGACCGCGCTCAACTGCGCGCTGGACCTCTGGCGCAACGGGGTGCTCAACAAGTACAAGGTCGAGCTGATCGGCGCCACGCCCGAAGCCATCGACAAGGCCGAAGACCGCCTCAAGTTCAAGGACGCCATGACCCGCATCGGGCTGGGCTCGGCGCGCTCGGGCATCGCGCACAGCATGGACGAAGCCTGGGCCGTGCAGAAGACCGTGGGTTTCCCCACGGTGATCCGCCCCAGCTTCACGCTGGGCGGCACCGGCGGCGGCATTGCCTACAACCCCGAAGAGTTCGAGACCATCTGCAAGCGCGGCCTTGAAGCCTCGCCCACCAACGAGCTGCTGATCGAAGAGTCGCTGCTGGGCTGGAAAGAGTACGAGATGGAAGTGGTGCGCGACAAGGCGGACAACTGCATCATCGTTTGCTCGATCGAGAACCTGGACCCCATGGGCGTGCACACCGGGGACTCCATTACCGTGGCGCCGGCGCAGACGCTGACCGACAAGGAATACCAGATCATGCGCAATGCCTCTTTGGCGGTGCTGCGCGAGATTGGTGTGGACACGGGCGGCTCCAACGTGCAGTTCTCGGTCAACCCGAAGGACGGCCGCATGATCGTGATCGAGATGAATCCGCGTGTCTCGCGGTCCTCGGCACTCGCGTCCAAGGCCACGGGTTTCCCGATTGCCAAGGTCGCGGCCAAGCTGGCCGTGGGCTACACGCTCGATGAACTGCGCAACGAGATCACCGGTGGCGCCACGCCGGCGAGCTTCGAGCCCAGCATTGACTACGTGGTTACCAAGATCCCGCGCTTTGCGTTCGAGAAGTTCCCCCAGGCCGACAGCCGCCTGACCACCCAGATGAAGTCGGTGGGCGAAGTGATGGCCATGGGCCGCACCTTCCAGGAGTCTTTCCAGAAAGCCCTGCGCGGCCTGGAAGTGGGCGTGGACGGCCTGAACGAAAAAACCCAGGACCGCGAAGTGCTGGAAAAAGAGCTGGGCGAGCCCGGCCCCGAGCGCATCTGGTACGTGGGCGACGCCTTTGCCATGGGCTTGTCGGTGGACGAGGTGTTCGAGCTCACCAAGATCGACCGCTGGTTCCTGGTGCAGATCGAGGAAATCGTCAAGATCGAGCTCGAGCTGGAAGCCAAAACGCTGGATGACATCGACGAGCCCACCCTGCGCGTCCTCAAGAAAAAGGGCTTCTCCGACCGCCGCCTGGCGCGCCAGCTCAAGACCACCGAACAGGTGATCCGCGACAAGCGCCATGCGCTGGGCGTGCGCCCGGTCTACAAGCGCGTGGACACCTGCGCCGCCGAATTCGCGACCAACACCGCCTACATGTACTCGACCTATGAAGACGAGTGCGAGGCCGAGCCCACCAGCAACAAGAAGATCATGGTGCTGGGCGGCGGCCCCAACCGCATCGGTCAGGGCATCGAGTTTGACTACTGCTGCGTGCACGCGGCGCTGGCCATGCGCGAGGACGGCTACGAGACCATCATGGTCAACTGCAACCCCGAGACCGTGTCCACCGATTACGACACTTCCGACCGTTTGTACTTCGAACCTGTGACGCTCGAAGACGTGCTGGAGATCGTGGACAAGGAAAAGCCCGTGGGCGTGATCGTCCAGTACGGCGGCCAGACGCCGCTCAAGCTGGCTTTGGGCCTGGAGGCCGCCGGCGTGCCCATCATCGGCACCAGCCCCGACATGATCGATGCGGCTGAAGACCGCGAGCGCTTCCAGAAACTGCTGCACGAGCTGAAGCTGCTGCAGCCGCCCAATGCCACGGCCCGCACCGAGGCTGAAGCGCTGGAAAAAGCCGCCGCGCTGGGCTACCCGCTGGTGGTGCGCCCCAGCTATGTGCTGGGCGGCCGCGCGATGGAAATCGTGCACGAGCAGCGCGACCTGGAGCGCTACATGCGCGAAGCCGTCAAGGTCAGCCACGACTCCCCCGTGCTGCTGGACCGCTTCCTCAACGATGCCATCGAATGCGATGTGGACTGCCTGCGTGACCCCACGGGCAAGACCTTCATTGGCGGCGTGATGGAACACATCGAGCAGGCGGGCGTGCACAGCGGCGACTCGGCCTGCTCGCTGCCCCCGTACTACCTGTCCAAGGCCACGGTGGACGAACTCAAGCGCCAGTCCGCCGCCATGGCCGAAGCCCTGAACGTGGTGGGCCTGATGAACGTGCAGTTCGCCATCCAGGAAGTGGACGGAAAGGACGTGATCTACGTGCTGGAAGTGAACCCCCGCGCCAGCCGCACCGTGCCGTTCGTCAGCAAGGCCACGGGCATCCAGCTGGCCAAGGTGGCGGCGCGCTGCATGGCCGGCCAGTCGCTGGCCGCGCAGGGCATCACCAAGGAGGTGACGCCGCCGTATTTCAGCGTGAAGGAGGCCGTGTTCCCCTTCGTCAAGTTCCCGGGCGTGGACACCATCCTGGGCCCCGAGATGAAGTCCACGGGCGAGGTCATGGGCGTGGGCAAGACCTTTGGCGAGGCTTTCGTCAAGAGCCAGCTCGGCGCCGGTACCAAACTGCCGCGCCCCCTGGACGCCGAAGGCCGGTCCACCGGCAAGGTCTTCCTCACGGTCAAGAACAGTGACAAGCCGCGGGCCGTGGAGCTGGCGCGCCAGCTTGCGGCCATGGGCTTTGAACTGGTGGCAACCAAGGGCACGGCGGCGGCAATCAGCGCGGCCGGCATTGAGGTGCAGACGGTCAACAAGGTCACCGAAGGCCGGCCCCATGTGGTCGACATGATCAAGAACAACGAGATCGTGCTGGTCATCAACACGGTGGAGGAGCGGCGCAATGCCATTGCCGACTCGGGCGCGATTCGCAAGTCGGCCCTGCTGGCGCGCGTGACCACCTTCACCACCATCGCCGGTGCCGAGGCCGCGGTCGAGGGCATGCAGTACCTGGACCACCTGGACGTGATCTCGGTGCAGGAAATGCACGCACAACTGCTCGCCTGA
- a CDS encoding alpha/beta hydrolase has translation MADTYVLVHGAWHTGELMEPVASHMRAMGHTVHCPTLAGNRPGDDRATSGLSEAVQSLVDFLEKNDLRDVRLVGHSYGGMVISQAAVRVAARLRRLVYWNAFVPLDGECLNDMVPPHYKALFDGVAAAGGNAVMLPYPVWREAFINDADAALAQSSFDRLNPQPYRTFTEPVALAGELAALELGKSYLNFQQDAAMPHSLPWHPRLSERLGLFRLVEGEGSHEVCFTNPALAARKVVEAGRD, from the coding sequence ATGGCAGATACCTATGTTCTGGTTCACGGTGCCTGGCACACCGGTGAACTGATGGAGCCCGTGGCCAGCCACATGCGCGCCATGGGGCACACCGTGCACTGCCCCACGCTGGCCGGCAACCGGCCCGGGGATGACCGCGCCACGTCCGGCCTGAGCGAGGCCGTCCAGTCGCTGGTGGACTTTCTGGAGAAGAACGACCTGCGCGACGTGCGGCTGGTGGGGCACAGCTACGGCGGCATGGTCATCAGCCAGGCGGCCGTGCGGGTGGCGGCCCGCCTGCGCCGGCTGGTGTACTGGAATGCCTTTGTTCCGCTGGATGGCGAATGCCTCAATGACATGGTGCCGCCACACTACAAGGCGCTGTTCGATGGCGTGGCCGCGGCCGGCGGCAATGCCGTGATGCTGCCTTACCCGGTCTGGCGCGAGGCCTTCATCAACGATGCCGATGCCGCGCTGGCCCAAAGCAGCTTTGACCGCCTGAACCCCCAACCCTACCGGACCTTTACCGAGCCGGTGGCGCTCGCGGGCGAACTGGCGGCGCTGGAGCTCGGCAAGAGCTACCTCAATTTCCAGCAGGACGCCGCCATGCCCCACAGCCTGCCCTGGCATCCCCGGCTGTCGGAGCGCCTGGGCCTGTTCCGGCTCGTGGAGGGGGAGGGCAGCCACGAGGTCTGCTTCACCAACCCGGCGCTGGCCGCCCGGAAAGTGGTCGAGGCCGGCCGCGACTGA
- the rnhB gene encoding ribonuclease HII, producing the protein MRSNKFLKAEQITLVWDSPGLLAGVDEAGRGPLAGPVVAAAVILDELNPIKGLADSKALTALRREKLYDEIRARALCCSIAEASVAEIDELNILQATLLAMRRAVEGLRLKPAKVLVDGNRLPRLSVLAEAIVKGDSKVPAISAASILAKVHRDRWCQAFHQEYPQYGFDGHKGYGTAQHMEALRLHGACPQHRRSFAPVAQVLR; encoded by the coding sequence ATGCGATCCAACAAGTTCTTGAAAGCTGAGCAGATCACCCTGGTCTGGGACAGTCCGGGCCTGCTGGCCGGGGTTGACGAGGCCGGGCGCGGCCCGCTGGCCGGGCCCGTGGTGGCGGCTGCCGTGATCCTGGACGAACTGAACCCGATCAAGGGGCTGGCCGACTCGAAGGCACTGACCGCCCTGCGGCGCGAGAAGCTGTACGACGAGATTCGCGCACGCGCCTTGTGCTGCTCGATCGCCGAAGCCAGCGTGGCGGAAATCGACGAGCTCAACATCCTGCAGGCCACCCTGCTGGCCATGCGCCGCGCGGTCGAGGGCCTGCGCCTCAAGCCGGCGAAGGTGCTGGTGGATGGCAACCGCCTGCCGCGGCTGAGCGTGCTGGCCGAGGCCATCGTCAAGGGCGACAGCAAGGTGCCGGCCATTTCAGCGGCGTCTATCCTCGCCAAGGTGCACCGGGACCGCTGGTGCCAGGCCTTTCACCAGGAGTACCCGCAGTACGGGTTTGACGGCCACAAGGGCTATGGCACGGCGCAGCACATGGAGGCCCTGCGCCTGCATGGGGCCTGCCCGCAGCACCGCAGGTCGTTCGCACCCGTGGCACAGGTGCTGCGATGA